The following coding sequences lie in one Musa acuminata AAA Group cultivar baxijiao chromosome BXJ3-1, Cavendish_Baxijiao_AAA, whole genome shotgun sequence genomic window:
- the LOC135629276 gene encoding cell division cycle 20.1, cofactor of APC complex-like translates to MSSSRSRHVEYDRFIPFRSAMDMDYARFALTGPSRPQRDGSRESPSSVAYQKLLDECILKNRSRILAFKTAPEASASKLPEFDEPIRPQKKQQRRIPKEPERVLVIHGLLDDNVLNLLDWGSNNVLAIGLEDAVYLWDAANESTKLLQPEEDRGPITCIRWSPDCAVLAVAFGNSDLSLIDPATGHVVDGMEDENQAPVLSLAWRSNSILTVGRFDGTVVDYDFRKDDMFICFYNGHRRGVCSLKWSVLSGRYLVSGGQDKLVHIWDACMPVSRNHPRQRQWLHRISSHTSIVKAVDWCPTRSNLLASGGGCNDHCVKFWNTVNGACLNSIDAGSEVCALLWDKNKSELLTSHGSPNNQLTLWNYPSMTRVAEVSGHSSRVLSLARSPLGGVVASAAADETVKFWNIFETPKITKP, encoded by the coding sequence atgtcttcttcgcgttcTAGGCATGTGGAGTACGACCGCTTCATCCCGTTCCGGTCGGCGATGGACATGGACTACGCACGCTTTGCCCTAACCGGGCCTTCGAGACCGCAGCGTGATGGTTCGAGGGAATCCCCATCGAGCGTGGCGTACCAAAAGCTTCTTGACGAGTGCATTTTGAAGAACAGGTCTCGTATCCTCGCTTTCAAGACTGCACCTGAAGCGTCGGCCAGCAAGCTGCCCGAGTTTGACGAGCCCATTCGGCCGCAGAAGAAGCAGCAGAGGCGAATCCCTAAAGAACCAGAGAGGGTTTTGGTAATCCACGGCTtgttggatgataatgttttgaatctcctcgactggggaagcaataatgtgttggcGATCGGCCTTGAGGATGCAGTGTATCTCTGGGACGCTGCAAACGAGTCGACTAAGCTTCTACAACCCGAAGAAGACAGAGGACCTATCACTTGCATCCGCTGGTCGCCAGACTGTGCAGTTCTTGCTGTCGCATTTGGCAATTCAGATTTATCCCTGATTGATCCAGCAACAGGACATGTCGTGGATGGGATGGAAGATGAGAACCAGGCCCCTGTGTTGTCACTTGCGTGGAGAAGTAATTCAATCTTGACAGTCGGAAGATTTGATGGCACTGTTGTTGATTATGACTTTAGAAAGGATGACATGTTCATCTGTTTCTATAATGGGCATCGGCGTGGagtttgtagtcttaaatggtccGTGTTGTCAGGGCGGTATTTGGTGAGTGGAGGGCAGGACAAACTAGTGCACATATGGGATGCCTGCATGCCTGTCTCACGTAACCATCCACGTCAACGTCAATGGCTTCACAGGATCAGCAGCCACACTTCCATTGTGAAGGCCGTTGACTGGTGCCCAACTCGGAGCAACCtgctggcttctggtggaggTTGCAATGATCATTGCGTTAAGTTTTGGAACACCGTTAACGGTGCTTGCTTGAACTCGATTGATGCTGGCTCTGAAGTTTGTGCATTGCTATGGGACAAAAACAAATCTGAATTACTGACCTCCCATGGTTCGCCGAACAATCAACTCACCTTGTGGAATTACCCATCCATGACGAGAGTGGCTGAGGTTTCCGGTCATTCATCCCGGGTTCTTTCCTTGGCTAGGAGTCCACTGGGaggtgtagtagcttctgcagCAGCAGATGAGACAGTCAAGTTTTGGAATATCTTTGAGACTCCCAAAATAACAAAACCTTAA